TCGAAACGCCGACGCGCGTCGTGCAACTCGGGCTCGGCACGGGCGCGCTGACGAAGTTCGCGCATCGCTTCCTGCCGCGCGCGCACGTCGAGGCGGTCGAGCTGAATCCGGCCGTGATCGTCGCCGCGCGCTCGATGTTCGAGCTGCCGCCCGACGACGCGCGCCTGACCGTCCACGAAGCGGACGCGTGGGATTTCGTCAATGATTCGAAGAATCGCGGCACGATCGGCGCGCTGCAGATCGATCTGTACGACGCAACCGCGCGCGGCCCGGTGCTCGACAGCGTCGCGTTCTATCGTGCGGCGCGCGCTTGCCTCGCCGACGCGGGCGTCGCGACGATCAACCTGTTCGGCGATCACCCGAGCTTCGTGCGCAACATGAGGCACCTGAACGCCGCGTTCGACCAGCGCGTGATCGCGCTGCCCGAAGTGCACGACGGCAACCGGATCGCGCTCGCGTTCTCCGGCCCGCCGCTGTCGGTATCGTTCGCTCAACTGACCGAGCGCGCGAAGCTGATCGAAGCCGAGCTGCGCTTGCCCGCCCGCTCGTGGGTGAAAGGATTGAAAGCGTCGTTCGGCGAGCGCGCCGACCTCTTCACGATCTGACGCCAAAGCGCGGGACGGCGGCTCAGGCCGCCCGCGCCGTCGTGCGAGCCGCCGCGCGGCCCGCGCGCGAGGCGGCCCGGGCGGGCTTCGGGTTCGCCCTCGTTTGCCGCCGTTTTTTCGACTCCTATACTGGGCGACGCCAGGGGAGTCGCAACATACCTATCCGTCGTGTCGTTCCTCTCGCACCGCCGTACCCGTTCAGAACATATCAATAACCGGGATGTGAAGAGGAGACGTCATGGCTCACGATGCCGACGCCAACCGGGCCGCCAAACGCTGGCTCTGGTTGCTGGTCCTGCCGCTCGTCGCGATGGTCTGGGTGCCGTCGTACAACAAGGTCGAGCCGCAATGGTTCGGATTCCCGTTTTTTTACTGGTATCAACTGCTGTGGGTGTTCGTTAGCGCCGTGATCACGGCCTTCGTCTACCAGAAGACGAAGAACTGCTGGAAGAGCGCTCCGCGGGGAGACGGCAAATGAACCTGACCGCGACCTTCGTCTTCGTGCTGTTCTTCGTCGGCGTGACGATCATGGGCTTTCTCGCCGCGAACTGGCGGCGCGGCGACCTCGCGCATCTCGACGAATGGGGCCTCGGCGGCCGGCGCTTCGGCACGATCGTCACATGGTTCCTGCTCGGCGGCGACCTCTATACCGCGTACACGTTCGTCGCCGTGCCGGCGCTCGTGTTCGGCGCGGGCGCGATGGGCTTCTTCGCGCTGCCTTACACGATCCTCATCTATCCGTTCGCATTCGTCGTGTTCCCGAAGCTCTGGAGCATCGCGAAGCGTCACGGCTACGTGACGGCCGCCGACTTCGTCGGCGCGCGCTATGGCAGCCGCTCGCTCGCGCTCGCCGTCGCGGTGACGGGCATCGTCGCGACGATGCCGTACATCGCGCTGCAGCTCGTCGGCATCGAAGTGGTGATCGGCGGGCTCGGCTTCGACACCCAGGGCTTCGTCGGCGACCTGCCGCTCATCATCGCGTTCGCGATCCTCGCCGCGTACACGTACACGTCGGGGCTGCGCGCGCCCGCGATGATCGCGATCGTCAAGGACATCCTGATCTACATCACGATCGCCGCGGCGGTGATCGTGATTCCGGCGAAGCTCGGCGGCTTCGGGCACATCTTCGGCGCGGTGCCGAGCGCGAAGCTGCTGCTGAAGGCGCCCGACGCAGCGAGCCTGAACGGCTTCAGCGCATACACGACGCTCGCGATCGGCTCGGCGCTCGCGCTGTTCCTGTATCCGCATTCGGTGACGGCGATCCTGTCGTCGTCGTCGGGCAACACGATCCGCCGCAACATGGCGATGCTGCCCGCGTACTCGTTCGTGCTCGGCCTGCTCGCGCTGCTCGGCTACATGGCGCTCGCGTCGGGCGTGAAGGATATGCCGGAATACGCGCCGTACTTCAAGGCGTTCGGCCCGAATTTCGCGGTGCCGGCGTTGTTCCTGCACTTTTTCCCGTCGTGGTTCGTCGGCGTCGCGTTCGCCGCGATCGGGATCGGCGCGCTCGTGCCGGCGGCGATCATGTCGATCGCCGCCGCGAACCTGTACACGCGCAACATCCATCGCGAGTTCGTCAATCGCAACATGACGCACGATCAGGAAACGCACGTCGCGAAGCTCGTGTCGCTGATCGTGAAGGTCGGCGCGGTCGCGTTCATTCTCGGGTTGCCGCTCACCTACGCGATCCAGTTGCAGTTGCTCGGCGGGATCTGGATCATCCAGACGCTGCCCGCCATCGTGCTCGGCCTCTATACGCGCGTGCTCGACTATCGCGGGCTGCTGATCGGCTGGGCGGCGGGGCTCGTCTGCGGCACGTGGATGGCGATCTCGCTGAAGCTCGCGAGTTCGATCTTCACGATCCATCTGTTCGGCCATGCGGTTCCGGGCTACGCGGCCGTCTGGGCGCTGGCCGTGAATCTCGTCGTGTCGATCGCCGTCAGCGCGCTCGTTCGCATGCTCGGGATCGCGCATGCGGAGGACCGCACGCGGCCGGAGGACTATCTCGACGTCGTCGAGAGCTGACGCGCGGTTTCGCGTCGGTCTGACGCGCAAGTGAAAACGCCCGCGGCGCGCATCGCGCCGCGGGCGTCGTGCGTCGGCCGGCCGAGCGCCGACCCGAACGCTTCGGCTTCCGAAGCGTTCACTTCTTCATGGTCGGATCTTCGACGTTGATCATCCAGTGCACGCCGAACTTGTCGCGCAGCATGCCGAAACCGAGCGCCCAGAACGTCTTCTCGAACGGCATCGTCACCGCGCCGCCGTCCGCGAGCAGCGCGTCGAACATGCGCTTGCCGTCTTCGACGCTCTTCGGGTCGAGCGACAGCGAATAGCCGTCGTGCACTTGCTGGTTGCCCATTGTGCAGTCGCCGTCCGAGCACATCAGCACCGAATCGCCGATCTGGAAATTCGCGTGCATCACCTTGTCGGCCATCTCGGGCGGCGTCGGCCGCTGCGGATTCGGCGGCGCGTCCTTGTAGCGCGCGAGGAAGTTCACTTTTGCGCCGAGCGCGTCGCCGTAGAATTTCAGCGCCTCGTCGCAGCGGCCGCCGAAAAACAGATACGGTTGTACTTGCATCGTCGTCTCCTTGATTCTGGGGCGGAAATCGGGCGCAGGCGCGCCCGTGCGCACGATTGTAGTGCGTTCGGGTGACAGCGGCGGGAATCGGTGGAAAGGGCCACAACGGCCGGGGCCGGGCCGGGAGCGCGCGCGGGGGCGGGGCGATCGTAATTGAACAGGACCCCGGAAGATTCGCGCCGACCGGGCAGGCGGGCGCCCAGGCGCGCGGCGACGCTACGCGATTCGGCGGGCGCCGCTTCGCGAGGCGGCGCGCCGAATCGCGCGTCAAACAAGATACCGGTTCCGAAGCGCGGGACGAACGTTCGCCATACGCTCGCCGCGAATCGGAGCCCGCGCGCGTCAGCGCAGCGCGTCGATCATCTTCTCCAGCTTCACCGCGTCCGCCGAGAAGAGGCGAATGCCCTCGGCGAGTTTCTCGGTCGCCATCGCGTCGTCGTTCAACTGGAAGCGGAACGACGATTCGTCGATCGCGACGCGCTCGAGCTGCGCATCCTTCGCGGCGTCCGGCGACAGCTTGCGCGCGACCGTCTCGGCGCTGTCGTGCAGCTTCTGCAGCAGATCGGGGCTGATCGTCAGCAGGTCGCAGCCGGCGAGCTCGGTGATCTGGCTCGTCGTGCGAAAGCTCGCGCCCATCACCTCGGTCGCGTAGCCGAATTGCTTGTAGTACGTGTAGATGCGGCGCACGGATTGCACGCCCGGATCGTTCGCGCCGCCGTCCTTCGCCTCGTCCCACTCGGCGCCTTTTTGCTTCTTGTACCAGTCGTAGATCCGGCCGACGAACGGCGAGATCAGCTGCGCGCCCGCTTCCGCGCACGCGGCGGCCTGCACGAGCGAGAACAGCAGCGTCATGTTGCAGCGAATGCCCTCGCGCTGCAGCACTTCGGCCGCGCGGATGCCTTCCCACGTCGATGCGAGCTTGATCAGCACGCGCTCGCGGCCGATGCCCGCCGCTTCGTAGAGCTTGATGATTTCGCGGCCCTTGTCGATCGAGCGCTGCGTGTCGAACGACAGGCGCGCGTCGACCTCGGTCGACACGCGGCCCGGGATCAGCTTCAGGATCTCGGTGCCGAATGCGATCAGCAGGCGGTCGATGATGAAGCCGACCGATTCGCCCGCGTGGTCGCGGACCGTTTTCTCGAGGATCGGCCGGTACGCGTCCTTCTGGACGGCCTTCAGGATCAGCGACGGATTCGTCGTCGCGTCCTGTGGCTTGTATTGCGCGAGTTGCTGGAAGTCGCCCGTGTCGGCGACGACGGTCGTGTATTGCTTGAGCTGGTCGAGTGCGGTAGTCATGACGGGTCGAAAGCGAGGCGCAGCGCGCCGGTTCGGTGAGGGCGACCGCGCGGCAGGGCGCGGGGCGATGCTGGGCGGCGCGCTTGGCGCGGGCCGCCGGACCCTCCATTCTAGGCCTGAAACCGGAACCGGTGCCGAACGCTCGTGCGCGGGCGGGCGTGACGCCCGCGCCGGACGCGCGCGGATTCCGGCGGCGCATCGGGATGAGCGTCGAATGGCCGCCGCGGCGCGCGAGCGGCGCGGCCCGGAGGCGAAATACGCGGAGCGCGCGCGAACCGCGCCCGATTCCGCCGCGGGCCCGACGGACGTCAGGTGGCGCGGCGCGCGTTGAGAATCGCCTGCGTGAGCACCCCCGCGACGAGCCCCCAGAACGCCGAGCCGATCGACAGCAGCGTGAGGCCCGACGCCGTCACCATGAACGTGACGAGCGCCGCTTCGCGCTGGCGCGCGTCCTGCATCGCGTGGGTGAGGCCGCTCATAATCGAGCCGAACAGCGCGAGCGCGGCGACGGACACGACGAGCGCCTTCGGCAGCGCGCCGAAGAGCGCGGCGATCGTCGCGCCGAACACGCCCGCGACGAGGTAGAACGTGCCGCACCACACGGCCGCCGTGTAGCGCTTCGCGCGATCGTCGTGCGCCTCGGGGCCGGTGCAGATCGCGGCCGTGATCGCCGCGAGGTTGATCCCGTGCGAGCCGAACGGCGCGAGCACGAGCGACGCGATGCCCGTCGTCGCGATGAGCGGCGACGACGGCGTGTCGTAGCCGTCCGCGCGCAGCACCGCGATGCCGGGCACGTTCTGCGACGCCATCGCGACGACGAAGAGCGGAATGCCGATGCTCACGATCGCCGAGATCGAGAACGACGGCATCGTGAACACGGGCCGCGCGAGCGCGACGTGAAAGCGGCTGAAATCGAGCAGGCCGAGCGCGCCTGCGGTCGCGACGCCCGCTGCGAGCGTCGCGACGATCGCATAGCGCGGCGCCGCGCGCTTGACGATCAGGTACGTGAAGAACATCGCGAGCACGAGCGCGGTCTGGAACTGCGCGGCGCGGAAGATCTCGATGCCGATCTCGAACAGGATGCCGGCGAGGAGCGCGGCGGCGATGCCGGACGGGATCCGGCGCATCAGCGTGTCGAACAGGCCGCTCGCGCCGACGGCGGCGAGCAGCAGCGCGCAGACGACGAATGCGCCGATCGCGTCCGCATACGCGACGCCCGGCAGCGACGCGACGAGGAGCGCCGCGCCGGGCGTCGACCATGCGACGACGATCGGCGCGCGATACCGCATCGACAGCCCGATCGTCGTCACGGCCATGCCGAGCGACAGCGCCCAGATCCATGACGAGATCTGCGCGTCGCTCAGGTGCGCGGCGCGGCCCGCCTGGAACATCAGCACGAGCGAGCTCGTGTAACCCGTCATCATCGCGACGAAGCCCGCGACGAGCGTGGACGGCGACGTGTCGGCGAGAAAACCCGGCCGCGCGACGGTGGGCGACAGATTGGAGGCGGGAGGCTGACTGCTCATCGGTGAAACGTCGGGTCTGAGACGGTGAAGGTGAGGCGTTGAAAAACGGCGGAATCGGCGGGCAACGCGCGCGGCGGGCGCGTCACTTGCTTAGCGTGCGCATCGCGGATTCGAGGCCCGCGAGCGTGAGCGGGTACATCCGGTCGCCGAGCACGTCGCGGATGATCGCGATCGACTGGCGGTATTCCCATAGCCGCTCGGGCTCCGGATTGAGCCACGCGTAGTGCGGGAACTGATCGGCGAGACGGCGCAGCCACACGGCGCCCGCCTCGGGATTGTTGTATTCGACCGAGCCGCCCGGCTGCAGCACCTCGTACGGGCTCATCGTCGCGTCGCCGACGAAGATCAGCTTGTAGTCGGGCGTGAACTTGTGCAGCACGTCCCAGGTGGGCGTGCGCTCCGCGTGGCGGCGGCGGTTGTTCTTCCACAGATGGTCGTACACGCAGTTGTGGAAGTAGTAGAACTCGAGGTGCTTGAACTCGGCCTTCGCGGCGGAGAAGAGTTCCTCGGTGCGCTTGATGTGGTCGTCCATCGAGCCGCCGACATCGAGCAGCATCAACACTTTCACGTTGTTGTGGCGCTCGGGCACCATCCGCAGATCGAGCCAGCCGGCGTTCGCGGCCGTGCTGCGGATCGTGCCGGGCAAGTCGAGCTCCTCGGCCGCGCCTTCGCGCGCGAAGCGGCGCAGCCGTCGCAGCGCGATCTTGATGTTGCGCGTGCCGATCTCGACCGAGTCGTCGTAATCGCGATATGCGCGCGCCTCCCACACCTTGACCGCGGTGCGGTTGCCGTTCGACGGCCCGCCGATCCGGATGCCTTCCGGGTTGTAGCCGCCGTGCCCGAACGGCGACGTGCCGCCCGTGCCGATCCACTTGTTGCCGCCTTCGTGGCGCGCCTTCTGCTCGTCGAGCAACTGCTTCAGGCGCGCCATCAACGGGTCGAGGCCGCCGAGCGACTGGATCTGCGCCTTTTCCTCGGGCGTGAGCTCGCGCTGCAGGCGCTTTTCGAGCCAGTCGAGCGGGATGTCGAACGCGTCCGCGGGCAGCGCGGACACGCCGTGGAAGTACGCGCCGAACGCCTTGTCGAACTTGTCGAAGTACTGCTCGTCCTTCACGAGCGTCATGCGCGCGAGAAAGTAGAACGCGTCGAGCGACGGCTCGATCACCCGCGCCTTCAGCGCCTCGAGCAGCGTCAGGTATTCCTTGACCGACACCGGCAGCTTCGCCGCGCGCAGCGAATAGAAAAAATCGATCAGCATCGGCGGGCCCTCGCGCCGTCTCGGCGAGCCGCGCGGCCGAGCGGCGGCGGACCGGCGCGCTGCGCGCCGCCGGCGGGCCGCAGCGCGCCCGCGCAGTGCGCCGAAGCGCGCGGCGAGCGTGCGGCGCGGTACGTCGCGC
Above is a window of Burkholderia thailandensis E264 DNA encoding:
- a CDS encoding DUF3311 domain-containing protein, with the protein product MAHDADANRAAKRWLWLLVLPLVAMVWVPSYNKVEPQWFGFPFFYWYQLLWVFVSAVITAFVYQKTKNCWKSAPRGDGK
- a CDS encoding vWA domain-containing protein, whose translation is MLIDFFYSLRAAKLPVSVKEYLTLLEALKARVIEPSLDAFYFLARMTLVKDEQYFDKFDKAFGAYFHGVSALPADAFDIPLDWLEKRLQRELTPEEKAQIQSLGGLDPLMARLKQLLDEQKARHEGGNKWIGTGGTSPFGHGGYNPEGIRIGGPSNGNRTAVKVWEARAYRDYDDSVEIGTRNIKIALRRLRRFAREGAAEELDLPGTIRSTAANAGWLDLRMVPERHNNVKVLMLLDVGGSMDDHIKRTEELFSAAKAEFKHLEFYYFHNCVYDHLWKNNRRRHAERTPTWDVLHKFTPDYKLIFVGDATMSPYEVLQPGGSVEYNNPEAGAVWLRRLADQFPHYAWLNPEPERLWEYRQSIAIIRDVLGDRMYPLTLAGLESAMRTLSK
- a CDS encoding spermidine synthase, translated to MTRLIKRASAEARGFQRAKPSPLNGSEKLKQARAKRGRAELDDDFDGVAVLDAPRKPRFAPVTFSEERGVRYLHFGTEWVQGAMRLSKPYHIELEYAQQMMAWLLFLETPTRVVQLGLGTGALTKFAHRFLPRAHVEAVELNPAVIVAARSMFELPPDDARLTVHEADAWDFVNDSKNRGTIGALQIDLYDATARGPVLDSVAFYRAARACLADAGVATINLFGDHPSFVRNMRHLNAAFDQRVIALPEVHDGNRIALAFSGPPLSVSFAQLTERAKLIEAELRLPARSWVKGLKASFGERADLFTI
- the tal gene encoding transaldolase, whose product is MTTALDQLKQYTTVVADTGDFQQLAQYKPQDATTNPSLILKAVQKDAYRPILEKTVRDHAGESVGFIIDRLLIAFGTEILKLIPGRVSTEVDARLSFDTQRSIDKGREIIKLYEAAGIGRERVLIKLASTWEGIRAAEVLQREGIRCNMTLLFSLVQAAACAEAGAQLISPFVGRIYDWYKKQKGAEWDEAKDGGANDPGVQSVRRIYTYYKQFGYATEVMGASFRTTSQITELAGCDLLTISPDLLQKLHDSAETVARKLSPDAAKDAQLERVAIDESSFRFQLNDDAMATEKLAEGIRLFSADAVKLEKMIDALR
- a CDS encoding VOC family protein; this encodes MQVQPYLFFGGRCDEALKFYGDALGAKVNFLARYKDAPPNPQRPTPPEMADKVMHANFQIGDSVLMCSDGDCTMGNQQVHDGYSLSLDPKSVEDGKRMFDALLADGGAVTMPFEKTFWALGFGMLRDKFGVHWMINVEDPTMKK
- a CDS encoding benzoate/H(+) symporter BenE family transporter; protein product: MSSQPPASNLSPTVARPGFLADTSPSTLVAGFVAMMTGYTSSLVLMFQAGRAAHLSDAQISSWIWALSLGMAVTTIGLSMRYRAPIVVAWSTPGAALLVASLPGVAYADAIGAFVVCALLLAAVGASGLFDTLMRRIPSGIAAALLAGILFEIGIEIFRAAQFQTALVLAMFFTYLIVKRAAPRYAIVATLAAGVATAGALGLLDFSRFHVALARPVFTMPSFSISAIVSIGIPLFVVAMASQNVPGIAVLRADGYDTPSSPLIATTGIASLVLAPFGSHGINLAAITAAICTGPEAHDDRAKRYTAAVWCGTFYLVAGVFGATIAALFGALPKALVVSVAALALFGSIMSGLTHAMQDARQREAALVTFMVTASGLTLLSIGSAFWGLVAGVLTQAILNARRAT
- the mctP gene encoding monocarboxylate uptake permease MctP, producing MNLTATFVFVLFFVGVTIMGFLAANWRRGDLAHLDEWGLGGRRFGTIVTWFLLGGDLYTAYTFVAVPALVFGAGAMGFFALPYTILIYPFAFVVFPKLWSIAKRHGYVTAADFVGARYGSRSLALAVAVTGIVATMPYIALQLVGIEVVIGGLGFDTQGFVGDLPLIIAFAILAAYTYTSGLRAPAMIAIVKDILIYITIAAAVIVIPAKLGGFGHIFGAVPSAKLLLKAPDAASLNGFSAYTTLAIGSALALFLYPHSVTAILSSSSGNTIRRNMAMLPAYSFVLGLLALLGYMALASGVKDMPEYAPYFKAFGPNFAVPALFLHFFPSWFVGVAFAAIGIGALVPAAIMSIAAANLYTRNIHREFVNRNMTHDQETHVAKLVSLIVKVGAVAFILGLPLTYAIQLQLLGGIWIIQTLPAIVLGLYTRVLDYRGLLIGWAAGLVCGTWMAISLKLASSIFTIHLFGHAVPGYAAVWALAVNLVVSIAVSALVRMLGIAHAEDRTRPEDYLDVVES